In Lachnospiraceae bacterium, the DNA window AAATACGACATGGCTATAAAAACAGGTGCGTGAAAAATTCCGAAACTGGGAGAATGTTAATCGATAATAGCAGTTCCGTAGCCGAAAGCCCCCTCTAAGCTGCAGACCTTCGCTGCAAATTTTGCTCCACAGTCCATGGCATGCTTTAGCTGGGCGATCATATGGTCATGGTCACCGACAAAAAGAGCTCCATTTTCCTGAAGCAGGGTAGTGAGCAGAGTGGAGAAATAGGAATCTCCGGCGCCCATGGTATCTAATACGGTTTCTGCTTTATAAGCAGGTGCATAGACGATCTCACCGTCATAAAGTGCATAGGAGCCGTCTTCTCCTACGGTACCTACTACTAAGGTTACCCCGTAGGAGGCCGCTTTTTTCATTTCACGCTCTCTTTCCTCTGCAGTTAAATGTGCGCAGGAAAGAAGAGCTACTTTGATATGAGGACACACTTGTTCAAACAGGGCATCGTCCCATACAGTAGAGAAATCAAAGGCAATAGGTACACCTGTCTCTTCTAATAAAGACAGATCATTATAGATATAGCTGTTTGTATTGGAGTAGATCACCTGGAAGGACTTGATATAGTCCAGATCTTCTTTTGTAAAGTCAAATGGATGTTCTTTAGCAACACCACCGCGGTTGGAGCCTAAGAATACACGATCCCCGTCCTTTAAGGTAACGCGGGCTGCACCGTTTTCACCGTGGAAATGTCTGGAATGGCTGAAGTCTACGCCTAGCTGGGTTAAGATCTTGCAGTTGTATTCAGCAACGCCATCATCACCAAATTTGCCAAGATATGCTGGTTTTCCGCCGTTCATAATGGAATAGACACATGTGTTTACACACTGTCCCCCTGGATACATTTTTCCTCTGGATAAGTATTTATCCACTACATTATCACCAATGGCAATGATTTTTGCTTCACTCATATTAAAAACCTCCGGTTATTTGCTCATATTTCCTGTCGGATGTCCGCAGGACAACAACAATCTGTTAGATACAATATATAACAATATATAACATCTTGTCAATGAGTTTGTATATTCCCGGAGGTTTTTCTTTTGTGCATGATTACATATACGGTTCAAACATTTTGAAGTTTCGGCAGTCAGCCTCAAATGGCTTCTGATAATAGTCGGAAGCAGTGATCTCCTGACTTAAAAGTCCGGTGTAGCCGTTTTTATTTACAGTTTCAAGCCAGTTTTTCAGGTCGTGATTTCCGTCGCCCCAGATCAGATGTCCGTAGGGAGTTCCGTCTATGAAGTGCATGTGTACAATGTTCTCGGCTCCTAAGGTATCAAACCACTGCTGTAAAGTCTCGCCTGCCACACCCATTGGACAGGTGTCGATCATGGCTTTAAAATTAGGATGGTTTATTTCCGTAAGCATCCGTTTTACATCATCAACAGTGGTTGCCAGATTGGTCTCATCCGGGCGAAGGGATTCCATAGCAAGAGTAATGCCCTTTGTGCCGGCATAATCGGCCAGCCGTGCCAACATGTCGCGGCCACGTTTCCAGCCTTCTTCCCGGTCTTCGTTTAAATATCCACGTCCGGAGTGTACAGCCATAACCGTACAGCCAAGTTCTTCACCGGCATCCAGGCCTTTTTTGAAATATTCAAAGCTTTTGGCATACAGATCCGGGTCTCCGGCTGCAAACTGATAGGGGACAGTACAGTTTTCCGGGGTGATGACCTGGATGGTAAGACCACGTTCTCTTGCCATTTTGCTTACTTTTTTACAGTCATCATATTCCAGGTTGCTTAAGAAAAAATGAGGAGAACCAGCCCATAATTCGATGGTCTTAAAACCGGCCCGCATCTGGGATTCCAGAAAATATTCCAGAGAATAGAATTTATAATGGATGTTCATGCCGGATACCTGGTTAGGTCGTATTAGTTTCATTTTGAGTACACTCCTTTAACTGTAAATTTTTTAAATTGAGTATAACACAGGAAAGCCGGGGCGTACAGATAGGAAAAAATTAAGGTATGTTTCTTTTTGTAACATGCCATATACCGTGTATGAT includes these proteins:
- a CDS encoding PfkB family carbohydrate kinase; its protein translation is MSEAKIIAIGDNVVDKYLSRGKMYPGGQCVNTCVYSIMNGGKPAYLGKFGDDGVAEYNCKILTQLGVDFSHSRHFHGENGAARVTLKDGDRVFLGSNRGGVAKEHPFDFTKEDLDYIKSFQVIYSNTNSYIYNDLSLLEETGVPIAFDFSTVWDDALFEQVCPHIKVALLSCAHLTAEEREREMKKAASYGVTLVVGTVGEDGSYALYDGEIVYAPAYKAETVLDTMGAGDSYFSTLLTTLLQENGALFVGDHDHMIAQLKHAMDCGAKFAAKVCSLEGAFGYGTAIID
- a CDS encoding sugar phosphate isomerase/epimerase; the encoded protein is MKLIRPNQVSGMNIHYKFYSLEYFLESQMRAGFKTIELWAGSPHFFLSNLEYDDCKKVSKMARERGLTIQVITPENCTVPYQFAAGDPDLYAKSFEYFKKGLDAGEELGCTVMAVHSGRGYLNEDREEGWKRGRDMLARLADYAGTKGITLAMESLRPDETNLATTVDDVKRMLTEINHPNFKAMIDTCPMGVAGETLQQWFDTLGAENIVHMHFIDGTPYGHLIWGDGNHDLKNWLETVNKNGYTGLLSQEITASDYYQKPFEADCRNFKMFEPYM